The window ATGTCCGGTCAGGTCGATGTGGAATCAGAGCGGGAAAAATAAAGGTAATTCATAACATATGCCGAAGTTCAGGACCACGCAGCGCGATAGGGAATCCATGGGGGTGCGGCGCCTCTATGTGGTGGGCGCTTTTTTCGCGATATGCTTCGGCATTCTGGCCAGCAGGGCTGTGGTCTTCCACCTCAAGGACAACGAACAGCTGGAGAAGGTGGCGCTCAGGCAGTACAGGACCGCGGTGATGGAGAGCAGCATGCGCGGCAGGATTGTGGATTCTGCAGGCAGAGATCTGGCCGGAGACGTGACCACCGACTCCATCTTCGCCAACCCCAGGGAGATAGAAAATTCCGTGGATGCCGCCAACAAACTTGCGGGCGCCCTCTCCGTGGATCGCAAGAAGCTTTTGGACAGGCTTTCAATAGAGAGGAAATTCGTTTGGGTGAAAAGGCGAGCTTCTCATGAGGAGGCTGAAGCGGTCAAAGCGCTGGAGCTCAAGGGCGTGTATTCCATGAAGGAGAGCCGTCGTTCGTATCCTAACGGCACGGTGGGAGCCACGCTGCTCGGTGCGGTCGGGATGGACGGCGAGCCGCTGGGAGGGGTCGAGCTCTACTACAATTCGGTGCTGTCTTCGAGCGAGAAGTCGGACGACTTGAAGCGCGACGCTAGGGGGCATCTTTATCTGTCGCCCACCGACGGAGCGGAGAACGCGGACCGCCGCAGCATCAGGCTTACCGTCGACAAGATGCTTCAGTACATAGCCGATTCCGAGCTGGAGATCGGCGTCAAAAAGGCGTCGGCCAAGAGCGGCGAGGCGGTGGTGGTCGACGTGAAGAGCGGCAAGGTTCTCGCGATGGCGAACGTTCCGACCTTCGATCCTAACGAGTACTCGAAATACCCGCTGTCGAGCTGGCGCAACGGAGTGATCGTGGACCCGCATGAACCCGGCTCCACGTTCAAGGTGATCGTAGTATCGGCGGCGCTCGACCAAGGTGCGGCCCGCGCCGAGGAAATCTTTAATTGCGAGGGTGGAAAGATAAAGATCGGCAAGGATGTGATCAGGGACGCGCATCCTTACGGCAAACTCTCGGTGGCCGACATAATAAGGGTGTCCAGCAATATCGGCGCGTTCAAGGTGAGCCAGAAGCTTGGCCGCAAACGCGTATTCGAGGCCATAAAAGAATTCGGCTTCGGCAGGAAGACCGGAATAGATCTTCCCGGTGAGACGTCCGGCATCCTAACCGATTACAGGAGATGGTCGCCGGTCCAGGACGCCACCGTGGCATTCGGCCAGGGCATCGCCGTCACGCCCCTGCAGATGGCGATGGCGTTTGCGGCGATCGCCAATGGCGGAAAGCTCATGAAGCCGTACGTCGTTGATAAAGTCATTTCGGAGAACGGGGAGGTGGTATCCGAGACGATCCCGGAGGTCGTCGCGACCCCGATAAGCCAAGAGACGGCGAAGCTCATGACCGGAATGCTCAGGGCTGTGGTAGAGGAAAAAGGCACCGGCGCGCTGGCCGCCAGCATCGACTACAGCGTGGCCGGCAAGACCGGAACCGCTCAGAAAGTGGATTCGCGCAGCGGCGTCTATGCGAGAGGCAAGTACTATTCGTCGTTCGTAGGGTTCGCGCCGGCGGAAGACCCAAAGATCGCGGTATTCGTCGGCATAGACGAGCCGCACGGCCAATACTACGGAGGGCAGGTGGCGGCCCCGGTCTTCCGAAAGATAATCGAGAAGACCCTCAGGTATCTCAAGGTCCCAGCCAGCAAGCCTTCCGGCCGCTCCGTGATCCAGGCTGAGCAGCCGCCGGAGCAAACGGCGGTCGACGACGTCTTGCTGGTGACCTCTGGAGACGACGAGTCGAAGCAGATGAAGAAGAATGACGACGCCACATGGGTGCTCCCTGATTTCAGGGGCATGACTATGAGGGGCGTGCTCGCGGCGGCCGGAGACGCGTCGTTGGAGTGGAGCTTCCACGGCAGCGGCATCGCAGTCAAACAGTGGCCTGAATCCGGCAGCGTGCTCAGTTCGGGCAGCGTATGCAGGGTGGAGTTCGTGCCGCTCATGTGAGCGGCTTGATGAAGCTATGAAACTAATCGACCTCATATCAGGGATGCACGTCCTGGGGACGACCGGATCGCTTGATCTCGACGTCAAAGACCTGGTCTATGACGCGGGCGAGGCCACTCAGGGCTCCTGCTTTTTCGCGCTGCGCGGTTTGCGCCGCGACGGTCACGACTTCGTCATCGAGGCGCTCAATAGAGGGGCCGCGGCCGTCGTCAGCGAGAGGCCGATGGATCGCGGGTGCGATGTCCCCAATGTAGTGGTGAGCGACTCGCGCAAGGCCCTGGGTCATATGTCGGCGCGCATGATGGGCGACCCGTCCCGCAGACTCAAAGTCGTCGGCGTCACTGGCACGAACGGCAAGACCACCACCACCTACATACTCGAATCGATTTTTTCCGCCGCAGGCCTGAGACCCGGCGTGATCGGCACGGTGGAATACAGATTCGCCGGCAGGAGCGAGCCGTCGCCTCACACCACTCCATTCGGCCTCGACCTGCAGAAACTCCTCGCCAGGATGAGAGACGCCGGCTGCGCGAGCTGCGCCATGGAGGTGAGCTCTCACGCCCTCGAGCAGGAGAGGATCGCCGGCTGTTCCTTCGACGCCGGGATATTCACCAATCTCACGCCGGAGCATCTGGATTATCACGGCGAGATGGAATCGTACTTCAGAGCGAAGGCGAAGCTCTTCGAGAGGGTCCTGGCTGAAGGAGGCAAGAGCGGAGCGTTTGCGGCGATAAACGCCGATGCGGAATACTGTGAGAAGATCGCGGCGCGCACCATCGTGCCGGTGGTTCTCTACGGGATGTCCGAGAAAGCGGAAGTGAGAGGCTACGATCTTTCGCTCGGCGCCTCCGGCCTTTCTATGAGGATCGCGACCCCCTCCGGCGACTTCGCGTGCAGCTCCAGGCTCTGCGGAAGATTCAACGCCCAGAACCTTCTGGCGGCGACGGCTGCGGCGCACGGGCTAGGGATAGACATCGACGTCATAAAGACAGGCATCGAGTCGATCAGGGCTGTCCCAGGTCGCTTCGAGCCGGTGGAGAACGATCGCGGCATCATGGCGCTAGTAGATTACGCCCACACGCCGGATGCGCTCGGCAATGCGCTCTCGCACGCGAGAGAGCTGGCCGATAAGACCGGAG of the bacterium genome contains:
- a CDS encoding penicillin-binding transpeptidase domain-containing protein, which translates into the protein MPKFRTTQRDRESMGVRRLYVVGAFFAICFGILASRAVVFHLKDNEQLEKVALRQYRTAVMESSMRGRIVDSAGRDLAGDVTTDSIFANPREIENSVDAANKLAGALSVDRKKLLDRLSIERKFVWVKRRASHEEAEAVKALELKGVYSMKESRRSYPNGTVGATLLGAVGMDGEPLGGVELYYNSVLSSSEKSDDLKRDARGHLYLSPTDGAENADRRSIRLTVDKMLQYIADSELEIGVKKASAKSGEAVVVDVKSGKVLAMANVPTFDPNEYSKYPLSSWRNGVIVDPHEPGSTFKVIVVSAALDQGAARAEEIFNCEGGKIKIGKDVIRDAHPYGKLSVADIIRVSSNIGAFKVSQKLGRKRVFEAIKEFGFGRKTGIDLPGETSGILTDYRRWSPVQDATVAFGQGIAVTPLQMAMAFAAIANGGKLMKPYVVDKVISENGEVVSETIPEVVATPISQETAKLMTGMLRAVVEEKGTGALAASIDYSVAGKTGTAQKVDSRSGVYARGKYYSSFVGFAPAEDPKIAVFVGIDEPHGQYYGGQVAAPVFRKIIEKTLRYLKVPASKPSGRSVIQAEQPPEQTAVDDVLLVTSGDDESKQMKKNDDATWVLPDFRGMTMRGVLAAAGDASLEWSFHGSGIAVKQWPESGSVLSSGSVCRVEFVPLM
- a CDS encoding UDP-N-acetylmuramoyl-L-alanyl-D-glutamate--2,6-diaminopimelate ligase, with translation MKLIDLISGMHVLGTTGSLDLDVKDLVYDAGEATQGSCFFALRGLRRDGHDFVIEALNRGAAAVVSERPMDRGCDVPNVVVSDSRKALGHMSARMMGDPSRRLKVVGVTGTNGKTTTTYILESIFSAAGLRPGVIGTVEYRFAGRSEPSPHTTPFGLDLQKLLARMRDAGCASCAMEVSSHALEQERIAGCSFDAGIFTNLTPEHLDYHGEMESYFRAKAKLFERVLAEGGKSGAFAAINADAEYCEKIAARTIVPVVLYGMSEKAEVRGYDLSLGASGLSMRIATPSGDFACSSRLCGRFNAQNLLAATAAAHGLGIDIDVIKTGIESIRAVPGRFEPVENDRGIMALVDYAHTPDALGNALSHARELADKTGGRLIAVFGCGGDRDRIKRPVMGKIAAGLADISIVTSDNPRTEDPSAIIEEIIPGVKDESTPYDGSTGYEVIVDRRDAITRAVELSSDGDVLVVAGKGHEDYQIVGETKHHFDDREELARLLGKKR